Part of the Syngnathus typhle isolate RoL2023-S1 ecotype Sweden linkage group LG17, RoL_Styp_1.0, whole genome shotgun sequence genome is shown below.
attaaaaaaaaaaacaatttacgcTCTAGCTAAATGACCAGCGAAATGTAAAAACAGATCAAACTTCTTCTCACCCTTAATTTTTGGGACGGGTTGCGTGATCGAGAGGCAATCGGCTTCAAATCAAGACTACATGTAAAAGTTTTTGGTgcgtattcttttatttttattattatagctATATTGTACTGGGCGGATGCATGTGTGCCGCATGAGTATGTTTTGTGTATATTTGAACTAAAAACAAACTCCACTCCCCAGTATTGTATTGCTAGTAGTAGTAAAACATCAattcaaaaaaatattattttaaaaatcgaTATCATGGTTAATAACACAAATTTTGCTTCACGTCTCAGTCCAGGGAAATGGAAGATGGAAATGCACGGACAGCATGGAAGATACTCACGTGGCCGACCAGATCAGGGAGAAACTCGGCCAGTCGCCCGGTGTCAGTGAGTGGACCAGGCCGCGCGGTGGAAAGTTGGCGAATCATCAAATCCCATCTCTGTTGCTTTGCTTCATTGTATGTAGTTTTTGTAAGCAACTTGTTCAACAGGCTCCAAAAATAAACTTTATTACAAAACCATATGTTTTGTAACCATTGTCTTTTTTACACATAATATTATTAAGGCTGTTTCCAATATTTGGTAGAATTAAATTCCAATAAACGATTGATCGGGCGattcatttatatatattattaataaaatGCTAGGTTTTATTATATTAAGAAATCTGACTAAGTTGAGTCATTATAAAACTTGATCTACATGCAGCTAAATGGATCAAATGAAATTATTTAAGAGATACGTATAGtgattgcataagtgtgcacaccctcggTCACATTCATGTCAAAATGTCTCTGATTCACCCCAAATATATTTCAGATGTTCTGGTATGGTTTCGAAAATGATTTATCACAGTCTACAGTACTTTCTAAATGTGCCTtcaattttgtttgtgttgttataGTCCAACATCTGACCATCTttctattttatgttttttaacaGACAACAAAGAGCTCTTCTCGGAGGAAGTGGAGCAAACGCCAGCGTGGCCGGCGGACGTCTCGATGGAGGCAGACAGTAAGAATCCTTATGACACTAATGGCACCGGAGAGCGAGCCATTCAATCGGGTCACGACGCCGAGGACGAATGTTTCGAATTCATTGTCGAAGACGGGCAGGACAAATTAACAGTACAAACCAGCTCGAGTTCCAGTGGGGAAAAATACGTGTGTTTACGCTGCAACATTTCATTCTACAACCCCAACACCCTGATGGTGCACCAAAGAGCCCACCAGCCGTACTGGTGCGACGTGTGCAAGGAGCAATTTGAGAGCAAGGCCAAGTTGAAGCACCACAAGTGCGAGGTGGCCCCCAACAAGTGCCGCCTTTGCGGGAAGACTTGGGCCAGCCAGTCGGCGCTCCAGACCCACATGGTGGTGCACACGGGCGACAAACGCTTCGTGTGTCGCTTTTGCGGACAGAGGTTCGCGCAGAAGGGCAGCATGAGGAATCACCTCATACGAACGCACATCGGCTGCGGCGAATGCGGGAAGAAGTACGAGGCCAAGACGCAACTGCTGCGTCATTTGCTAAGGCACAAGAATGGCACTATTTAGGTGGACGCTTTAGGTTGATGTTGAAGCTGAGTTGCTGGAGGATTGGAATGACCAATATgtgccacaagggggcgcctaAGCGCTACTTTTCTATGAGGACTTTGGTACAGTATCCCCCTTCATAGTTCCTTGGCAACAAGATGGTGCCTAAGCACTGCTTTTCTCTTAGCTTGGGTGCCATTTTAGGGTGTTTCAGAAAGAGCTCAGAATAGCAAATAAAATGCCAAAATCTGTGACTGTATCAAAATGAAGCCAGAAGTCGCTAAACTGACACGTCAATAGGGACTGTAAAAAGTGGATGGAACGTTTGCTGTCATTGCGAATTTGAAATGACATTCATCTCCAGCCTTTCTGTTTGCAGCTATAAACGCATATTAGATCGCTTTAATCTTCACAATAGTCATCAGCAGCCTTCTCTTGGGAGTCCGAAAgtttattaaataaaacatcCCTCCAAAAAATACAGTCAAGAGTGTGTTTCGTTCGGAAGCGAAGAACGCACTTTCCGTTAAAGTCCAAATAACATTTGGGACACACTAACATTCGGGTTGGGGCATGCAAGCACAAATCTGTATTTGAGTTATTTTAGCATGTTCAACAACACTGTTGTGATATAAATTATTTCAGGAAGGGGAAACAACAAGCACTCATATTTTAAAAATCCTAACTTCAGTCACAGGAGTTATTGAAATTAAAGGACACActgtgttttcttcttttttttttttttaaagaaaagaaaaagtctacATTTACTGTTGTGATGAGGTAGTTGACGGCGTGTGCTACACATGGGCACAAACATTATTTAATCCACTGCGGCCTTGAAGGAGGTATTTCAAACATTGCACAGCAAACGAAACGGCATGCGATGCGGATGAGGTCAGCGTTTCAATGAGGTATTCACACTAAGTGCCATAAAACGGACAAATACTAAACTGGACCTGCAAGGTCCGAGACGAAGACGACTATGCGTCCCGTGTGGATTTTTCGCATGCACACTTTTAAGTGCGGTTACAAAAACGGCAAAGGAGAAAAACTCAGTGCGCTCCCTGCTGgttatttatgaaatatgtagaaAGCTCCACCTACTTTTATCAATCTCAGGTAACGAGCATCACCTTTCATGGTCATGTGACGTATTGACAATTGAAGCAAAAGGCAGTCGCTCCCTTTTTTTTGACTCACAAATTTGGCTCCACGGTTTTTTAGAAGGAGAATAAAAGAACACACCGCATTAGATGGGCTTCATGTGGGTGAAACACTGGTGATGGTTCAAGCCATACTTATAGGCGTAACATTTGCCGCAGTCCATGCAACTGTAcggcttctcgcccgtgtgcgtCCGAAGGTGGATATTAAGCGAGCTCTTCTGGGAGAAACTACGTCCGCAGTTGGGGCAGCTGTACGGCTTCTCGCCGGAGTGCACGCGCTGATGCAGCTTCAGGTACGTCTTCTGGGCGAAGCGTTTGCCGCATACCGTGCAGCTGAAGGGCTTCTCGCCCGAGTGCCGTCTCACGTGAACTTTCAGGCTGCTCAGGTAGTTGAACACTTTGCCGCAAAAGAGACACTGGAAGTGCTTGCTCGGTCTGATGGGCTTGGCAGGGAGGAGAGACGGTTGTTTTCCGGTACCGCCGTGGATATTGCCCGTGTAGTCGACGTAGTCGGGGGCCGAGGGAGGGCCCGGGGCGTCCAGCAGCGTGCTCATTGCGGCGTCCTCAATCAGCTTGTCCATGATGTTGGGCTGCGAGCGCTGCGCCTGGTTGTCGGCCATTAACGGGAAGCTGTTCAGAACCTCCGAGTGAAGCTGGAGCTCGTTGACGGAGCGATGGAGCTCACCGTCCAGCGTCTCCACATCTGCACCGCACACAAAGTGTTATTACGCAATACTCAGGTTGGTAGTTCACTTACGAAAAAGTTGACCTTTTCTGCTATCAGTCAATCTCATCTGCTGCCCGAACGAATGATCGTCGTAAGCTTCCtccttgatgaagatgaggtCGGGTTCTGTGTCTATTATATCGAACACCTGCCAAAATGTGACCATGTGAATgccttgggggaaaaaaaaacacgacagccGCACAGATTTACTGTTACCGGCGCTCCCATGCTTGACATGGCAACGGGCTCGGCTGCTTCCTTCCTTTGAGCGGAGGCTCTTTTGTCTTCCCTCCACAGATCCATGCACCAATCTTTGCCAAAGACTCCGTCAATGGCAGGAGCGGccatctgctgctgctggtggtctGCAAATATCAGATGAAAGAGGACATAAAATCAAAAGCATCCGAATCTGCATAGGCATACTCAAAATTATTCTAAAAATACAATCTGGAGCCGATTTGGATTATTCTCACTGAATTTAAAtagatgtttatttttaaacaatataCACATTCAAAAAAACTTTCTAACAAATTAAATTCTGGATCACATATGCATAAAAAGTCAGATTAATTGACTACATTTGAAACtttctttgaaaaaaatgtgacatttgtaTGACATCATCAATGTGGCACTTCAGTTTTCCTGGGAAAACCCTTGGAATGTGCTCCATTTTTAAAGCCCCTCTCCCCCCTGAAGGCGACCCACCAGTTTTATGTACATCTTGACCTTCGGGATTCCTTCGGCCGAGGTTGTTGACGTGGCTCGGGTAGTAGTGAGCCTCCCGGGCGGCCCTCAACTGCAGCTCCAGGGAGTAGCATCTCTTCTTCAGGGCCTCGTTCTCGCTCTTGTGCAGGGAGATCTCGCCGAGTAGCACCGACGAGCACTCGTCCGCCAGGTTTCCGATCTCCATCAGGGCAGTCTTGGTGAGCTTCTCCAGGATGGCCGCGAGCTGCATCCGGAAGCTTCTGTTGGTGGTATCGCACATCATCTCAGAGCGGAATAAGTGCAAATAATTCGTCGGTTCGGCATGTATTTGACGAAACGAGCTCCGCGAGCGATGGACCAAGGCTAGCCGCTAGCAGCTGTGCCGCGGTGCATTGTGGGATGCGGACATGCCCTTTCCGAGCTGAACTTGAACGTAGCACATTATATGGACGATACATTTTATCCCATTAAAAACTATTAGCTATCATAATTTCAGCtatcaaaaacacaaattccagtctaaaattaaaactaatattttcttaattaattatttgattataattattttaataattggtATTAAAACGTTATTTTTTCTTCTACAATTGCAATCCAAATGTATTTGTTATAATGAAATAGATGCCACGTCACAGTCCAAAGTAATGACAAAAATtcattttagtcaatttatttgATTGAGattgatagacagacagacggacaaaacatgGTAGCTTGATTTATATAGCGCATTTGATACAGAAGGCAACTCGGTGTGCTTAACGCACAGCATTTGTATTTTCGACAAGCAGCGAAGCAAGTTACATAAGACCAGCCACAGTGTTGGATGCGGTTTTGTTCATTGTCGTCACGCTTTGGGTCAAGCCACCACTGCCGCAGAGTTGCATATCGGACTCAAGGTGCACCAAGAGatgctttttcaaattgcagttcTTTGTGAAGCCTTTGCCGCAgtggacacacacaaaaggcTTTTCCCCCGTGTGCGTGCGCTGGTGCATGTCCAGGGTGCACTTCTGGATGAAGCCCTTACCGCAAATAGGACAGCGGTACGGTTTCTCCCCGGTATGCGTGCGCTGGTGTGTGTACAAGTGCCCCTTCTGAGCGTAGCGCTTCCCGCACAATGTGCACCGGAAAGGCTTTTCTCCTGTGTGACTCCTCTGGTGGATCTCCAGCTGGCTGTAGCAGCGGAAGCTCTTACCGCACTGCAAACAGCCGAACCTCTTGGCGGTGGCAGTGCTCCTCAGGTGGTGCATCTTGGCGCTCTTGAGCGGGTTTTGAGGCGTGGCATTCCAAGGCATGCTTCTGTCGGCCTCGTGGCTCGCATGCGGTTGCGTCAGTGGGGGGTTCCACTGCACTTCCCTCCTTTCAGGGGTCGTGAGGCACGAGGGTGCGTTGAGACTCACGAAGCAGTCAAGGTACACGGGAAGATGGCGTTCCGAGACGGGTTTGTGGCGCTGGCTCACCTCTAGACTCTTATGGACGACTGTTGGCAGGATGCACATGACGTCAGGCTTAAAATGATAGCTTGATAGAAAATGATAGAAATACCTTCCTTCTAAATCTGGATCAGATCTGGATTCAATTTACAAAATCTGTAAACATGAATATAGCAAACTTAAATACAAGTGATTCCAAACTCACTGTTTTCATTTGTTCTTTCCTGTTCGACCTCTCTGATGTCCACCTCTGCTGGCTCCTCTTTTACCACCAGTTCAGTTGGTAACTGAAGTGTCTTATCGGGGGAGATGGTACAATCATTCCACGGCACAACACGGCACGGCAACCGTTGGAAAAACAAACCTCAGCTGGAGGAGGATGCTCATCTTGGACGGAAGTGCTCGTCTCAGGTGAGGAGCTGATGTTCTCCCATGCAAATTCACTAGAATGCAACAATTTGACAGACAATACAAggtgcagccatgatgaagcTTTCCTGTCATCTCCATGACGACACCAAGGGAGTGATGACAAGATGGAAGAAAAACAGGCCTACCTTTTGGAGGCAGGTCTTGCCCTTTCAGGGTCTAGCAGGACGCTTTCTAAGCCTTCCCTGGCGTCCTGCGGCCTGCCCCGCTGCGCCATGTGAAGCAAAGTCTCCATCAAATTCAGCTTCTCGGTGAGGGATGCAATTTCGTTACGGCCGCGGGTGATCTCGATTTTCAGCATCTTCGACTCAATCTCTACCAGTTTGCCGATTTCTGTCACGGTCGCTTTGCACAACGCGTCCATGATGGACACGAGCTGTGTCTGGAAACAGAAAGCCGTCATGTTGCTCGAATTAAAGATTTAAACACAAAAGGAGCCGCCCGCATGAGAACAACACAAGTCGTCGTGTCTTCTTCTTTTCCCATAAAGTTCATAAGATTACATTTAGACTGCAAGTACTGCTGTCCTCTAGCGGTCGTAAGAGATTTGCTTAGAATAAGCAACTTGTGTAAAATCGGAGTCGGAGTTAtcggagtcagctttattgtcaatcccttcatgccaagacacaaagaaatcgaaattacgtttcctccatcccacggtgacgagacacagtacactaAGACATGTTAGGTCTGGGAAACGGAACGGAAACTTCATTTACCACAATGCACTGCGATGTAAACATAGAATGTGATTGGCTACTTAGATTCGTTCCAGGAAGTGATCAATTTTGATTTACTACCTTTGCCAAACATCCTCCACGTAGACATTTTCTACTCACTGTATATAATGTCACGTACGACAACTTTTTCTGAAAGTTTTAATTAGTTgtctttttaaacactttaccGGTTATGTTTAATATTTCATCTCGCCCTAAATAGAGACACCATTAACCACAATGCACCGCGGTATTAACCTGACACGTGATTGGCTAGAAATTTGTTCCAGGAAGGGATTTACATTTGCCGACTGAAATTGTTCCTCGTTCACTTTGTCGTTCATTCATCGGTACGTACTGTTTAAACGCTAGAAACTGTAATTCCATTCATTTGGAAGTGTTTTTTTAAAGGGGTTTTGCTTTTGGTTATGTGAATTACATTGCTTAGCGCGTGTGAACTGTTCTGcagagtggaaaaaaacaagaaggaaataaaaagggaaaaaaaaatactcaatttCAGGTCTAGCTACAATGAAGTTTCATCATGATGACTTGTTTGCTCACACAAACCATTGCACCATCTTCCCCCCACACAGACGTCATGGCCGGCAGGAGAGTGGTGGTGTTCCCCACATCAGCAGAACTTGGCCCGGCGCTGGCCCATCTGGTGACATCTCGGGCGCAGCAGGCAGTTAGTTCCCGAGGCAGGTTCACCTTGGGCCTCTCTGGAGGGAGCCTGGTGACCATGCTCAGCAAAGAGCTCCTCGCTCTGCCAGGCTTGGACTGCAGCAAGTGGGTTGTGGGGTTCTGTGATGAGAGAGTCGTACCATTTGACAGCCCTGACAGCACCTATGGACTCTACAAGGTAATACACACATTTGGGTGATTGTATCCACAACTAAAATAGGCCTTTCTTTGTCCTTAGACCCATTTCTTTTCAAAGATTAACATCCCCGAGGACTCCGTTTTGGCTATTGACTTCTCACTCCCTGTGAAGGAGTGCGCTGAGGATTACTCTTGCAAACTGAGAAaggttcttttttaaaaaatgtgtgaTTTGACTTGTTGGATGAAATTCACATTTTGCTGTGTTGCTTAACATGTGCAGGCTTTCCCCGATGGCAACGTCCCAGTTTTTGACCTGCTCCTGCTGGGCATGGGGCCTGATGGACACACATGCTCCCTCTTCCCTGAACACCCTCTTTTAGAGGTGAGAGCTGCACTTAATTCAGATGACCAAATAACTAATTCTACTCGTACCTTGTGAGCAGGAGAGTCAGAAGATCGTGGCTCCCATCAGCGACTCTCCCAAACCACCACCAGAGCGTGTGACCATGACGTTTCCGGTGGTCAACGCCGCCCGCTGCGCCGCTTTTGTGTCCACTGGGGGCAGCAAAGCGCCTGTtttgaaggttaaaaaaaatgttattttgaatTTGAGCGTTTGATCGACAGTGGCTCATGCGAGGGCATGACAGTGTCATTATACTGATTGTTTCCTCGCAGGAGGTTCTGGAGGGACGAGAGGGTCCACCTTTCCCGGCAGCCCGCGTCCTCCCGACTAACGGGGAGCTGTTTTGGCTCATCGACGAGCCCGCTGCCGCTGCTTTAACGATTAAGCTGGAGCGGCTCGGTTCTGGGGCCAAACTTTAGAGCTTTCCAATGGAGGAGAGAAGAAGCTGTGTGTCCATTGCACTTATTCAAagtttgtgttttctgtgtccagaGGCTTTGGGAAGTTTACTCTCTTAGATTTACATTTGTAAAATGGGAAAATTAAACTaggtaaaatacatttttgtgagTGTTTTAAGACAATGTAAAGTATGTAGATATTAATTTGTGGATTTGGTCAAAACAGTGCTTGTAATATAGCTGTCACGTGTTTTAGCACAGATAGCTAAGCGCGATATAATAAATCATATTTTTCAGTCACAGCGTCACGACCGCGGTGTAATTCTCTCCGCCAGAGCCCATCCCCTTTAACATAACACCGTCCTCCCCTTTAAATCCTAACTTTGCAGCGCTCCGCTACAACAGTACAGTATCCTTTTCCCCCTCTTATGATAAGAATGCATCCAATCTCCGCATAGCACCTTGTGTGCATCCCCGTCACCGCTCGCATATATTTATTAAGACCCCCCACCCCGATCCCACCCGAGGAATCATCATGACGTACGGCGTCGCTTTGGCTCTGCTGTCCCTGTTGTCCGGCTTCTGCACGCCCTCCCTGGGCTACTTCGCCGAGGAGCGCTGGAGCCCCGAGTCCCCCCTTCTGGCTCCTAGGGTCGTCCTTGCCCTCATCTGCCGCAACTCTGAGCACTCCCTGGCTTACGTGCTTGGAGCCGTGGAACATCTCAACTACCCCAAAGAGCGCATCGCTGTGTGGTGAGTGAGAGCGTTTGCATTTCAGtttcattcacattttttttttttttttttacgtgcatGAACTGATGGCTGATGTGTGTTTGCAAGAAGCTGTGAAAAAATGATGTTGTGCTGCACGTGTGTATGTAGTAGGCATGTTATCCATTGATCTGTATACGTGGAGGGGAGGTGGGCGGGGTTTAGGGGTTTGGGTCCATTGCTGGACAGTCATCTCCTGTCATCACTGGAGTAGGGAAAGCACGCTAACTTCACGGGGATTGTTTTTAAACGGTTTGTTGGGTATGTTTTTTTGTCACCTGCATGCACTCATGGCAGACAATGAGGCCCTCTAAAGCAGGgaggtttttttattttcctcgcCTCATCTTCAACTTTGTGTCATGTTTTTTGAAACAAATCTTTGAATTCACTTCACAAGGTCTCTAAACATTAACTCACATCCAGTTTTAAATTAACACTCAGCGCCTTAAGTAAAAGTTGCGGTGCAAGCTTCTGTGTTTCTCTGCCATGAGTTTTAACAACATGCCGCAACAGCCCACCCGCGCCTTAACCCCGAGGAGGTATGCTTGTCACACACCAACTTCCCCTTTATGTGGTGCCTTTCGTGTGGGCCGAGCAGTTAATTGCCCCCCTCTCATTTTGGTGTTTGTCCAAAACGGGTCAGAAGTGATGAAAGTTTTATACATGCAGCTGTCTTGTGTTGTAAACAACATGTACATGTGGAAGATTTTTTTGGATGTAACCAAGCCATCAGAAATGGATTCTGTGTCTACATTTGacataaggcaaaaaaaaaataaagctacTTGTGAATGTAGCCCCAACAAGCTTTGGACAAACATTTATTGGAGCAGAGATGTTTGAGGACTTGTAGACGAGTGATGGGAGCAGGGAGCTGCTGCAGTGTTCTCACACAGTCGTGAGAAATGTGTCCCATTCCCGACTGTCTGGATGTCGTCCATTccagagggggggaaaaaaaaaagactaaagcTGCTGCTGATGGTTGTCTGGCAACACAACACGAAGCTGTTGTGTATGTTAGAGCTGCGCTTTTTAATGCTGTGAAATGCAAACAAAAGCCACCAGTCAATAACAGCTGAGATTTTGCCGCTGGTCAGACCACAGGATGGATCTTTTATTGATTCAAAGAAAGCTCtgacttttattttaggaaggaGGAAGACATGGAGCAAAGAGAAACTAATATTTCgttttatattatttaattGGGCCGTTACTTGTAAATAAGTCTGCCAAGATAGCACTAAACCCAGGGCATATGCAGGGGTTCAAGGATGGACCCTTGAGGGACCCCTTCACGTGTCTACTGGCATACACATGAATGTCTAAAAGTTCACTTTAAGGGCAAGGGTCAGGAAGTTCACACATTTGCATGTTGCAAATGAAAGGGTAATCATCAAATATGTGTTTGGTAAGAGCTATCATTCACTCATGCTGGCATGCATCCAGACAGCGAGGAAGTAACCGCTATTTGTGTGAATGCTGCAAGCCAAATGTTTGCTCTAATGCTATCATGCATAAACACGTTTTTGTTAATGTTAACGATCGGAAAAAAACTGAAAGCCGCCAGCAAGTAAATTAAAAACGCTGAGTAGCATTGAAGTAGCAAAATCCACAGCGTTTTTCATATAATAGTAGGCGGCTGtgtaaataaaaaagacaaacatttaCAAATGCCAAAAAGCagctacttaaaaaaaaaattgtcatttgACATTCCGACTGGCCTTTTCTTTGTAATTAATTTTTGAGAACGACCAAAATCCGGCACCCTCTTGCTGCACCGTTACTTAACAGCATACCGAAGCGCATTTGCACACAGCCTCGTTGGCGCAGTAGGCAGcgcgtcagtctcataatctgaaggtcgtgagttcgaGCCTCACACggggcaaagttttttttccctctctctctcccatttGTGCGGGGGTCTTCGTTTAATATTTACCAAAGCGGCTCAGCTATTTTAAGTGACTGGCCAGTACTGTATGAACAAAATTGCTTTGAtttaaacagtttttactaaTGCGACTCCATGTTGTGCTTTTAGCTTTATATGGTTGACACTTGCTCTCATTCCTGCAGCTGCACACAATGTGATGCCCTTACATAACTGGAGGTgtcatatttttttgcttttgtaacCGCGGTACATTATAGCCCCTCTACACGTTGTTGACTGTTTTGACAGGGTGGCGACCGATCACAACGAGGACAACACCACGGCCATCCTGCGCGACTGGCTCGTGAAGGTGCAGAGTCTTTACCATTATGTGGAATGGAGGCCAAAGGAGGAGCCCAGGTTGGTTGACTGCATAAGTGCTTGCTGATGTTTTTCGGACAATTCAAAGACGTGGATGTCTGTTGCAGTCGATATGAGGGCGAAGAAAGTCCCAAGGAGTGGCCGGACTCTCGTTACGACCACGTCATGAAGCTGCGGCAAGTCGCACTGGAGTCGGCACGGGAGATGTGGGCCGACTATTTCATGGTAGGtcgactaccgtattttccggactataaggcgcactggactataaggcgcacccttaatgcatcatgtcagatttttaatccaaatcaaatcattctccattttatctttttgatttcaacttcagatgcaacaaattactttataatcataaaataatgatccatagtctttttg
Proteins encoded:
- the LOC133170751 gene encoding zinc finger protein 629 gives rise to the protein MTAFCFQTQLVSIMDALCKATVTEIGKLVEIESKMLKIEITRGRNEIASLTEKLNLMETLLHMAQRGRPQDAREGLESVLLDPERARPASKSEFAWENISSSPETSTSVQDEHPPPAETLQLPTELVVKEEPAEVDIREVEQERTNENIVHKSLEVSQRHKPVSERHLPVYLDCFVSLNAPSCLTTPERREVQWNPPLTQPHASHEADRSMPWNATPQNPLKSAKMHHLRSTATAKRFGCLQCGKSFRCYSQLEIHQRSHTGEKPFRCTLCGKRYAQKGHLYTHQRTHTGEKPYRCPICGKGFIQKCTLDMHQRTHTGEKPFVCVHCGKGFTKNCNLKKHLLVHLESDMQLCGSGGLTQSVTTMNKTASNTVMMCDTTNRSFRMQLAAILEKLTKTALMEIGNLADECSSVLLGEISLHKSENEALKKRCYSLELQLRAAREAHYYPSHVNNLGRRNPEGQDVHKTDHQQQQMAAPAIDGVFGKDWCMDLWREDKRASAQRKEAAEPVAMSSMGAPVFDIIDTEPDLIFIKEEAYDDHSFGQQMRLTDSRKDVETLDGELHRSVNELQLHSEVLNSFPLMADNQAQRSQPNIMDKLIEDAAMSTLLDAPGPPSAPDYVDYTGNIHGGTGKQPSLLPAKPIRPSKHFQCLFCGKVFNYLSSLKVHVRRHSGEKPFSCTVCGKRFAQKTYLKLHQRVHSGEKPYSCPNCGRSFSQKSSLNIHLRTHTGEKPYSCMDCGKCYAYKYGLNHHQCFTHMKPI
- the pgls gene encoding 6-phosphogluconolactonase; translated protein: MAGRRVVVFPTSAELGPALAHLVTSRAQQAVSSRGRFTLGLSGGSLVTMLSKELLALPGLDCSKWVVGFCDERVVPFDSPDSTYGLYKTHFFSKINIPEDSVLAIDFSLPVKECAEDYSCKLRKAFPDGNVPVFDLLLLGMGPDGHTCSLFPEHPLLEESQKIVAPISDSPKPPPERVTMTFPVVNAARCAAFVSTGGSKAPVLKEVLEGREGPPFPAARVLPTNGELFWLIDEPAAAALTIKLERLGSGAKL